One region of Thunnus albacares chromosome 8, fThuAlb1.1, whole genome shotgun sequence genomic DNA includes:
- the ubxn11 gene encoding UBX domain-containing protein 11 isoform X2: MSSPLSMLKKTRRTPLQGSQDEQWGRKKVPFRRNLVTAALVDNDDDSSDPNPPLTSHTQPSDAASTSKSKVSAKKGAPVSDFELMSAMMKRLTLLEKKVRSQEQEIERKNKRISVLEEKLRALKESGSTHDVSCRDDLQRRCQQLQNQVYEMESFLNDYGLIWVGDGEASDAAECEQPGTSGVRTFHMNFDLVQQRIKELNILAGEGEFFVQSTATGAQLAKKDPVQLKLYRNGIVMFDGPFRSYEELSTQRCMQDLMDGYFPSELQERFPDGVPFEVHDKRDEEFIFRLPWDRFPGEGKAVSSQLPGKLSMVVKPSRVIDIRVSVRTTMQNSSDARSSNSVILVDTPALQEMKERLHTFTSDRPSSARDVITLKVRSEDGNHTYILKMCFSETIGHLRKYLDKNRGGGLPDYDIISAYPKCHYDDDSQTLQSCGLTTDATLLLRKKATFNVSK; this comes from the exons ATGAGTTCACCTCTGTCCATGCTGAAGAAAACAAGGCGCACCCCGCTGCAGGGCTCTCAGGATGAGCAGTG GGGCAGAAAGAAAGTACCTTTCAGGAGGAATCTGGTAACAG CAGCGTTGgttgataatgatgatgactcCTCTGATCCAAATCCTCCTCTGACCTCTCACACTCAGCCCAGTGATGCTGCCTCCACCTCAAAGTCAAAAGTCTCAGCAAAGAAAG GTGCCCCAGTGAGCGACTTCGAGCTTATGTCTGCCATGATGAAGCGTCTGACCCTGCTGGAGAAAAAAGTGAGGAGCCAAGAGCAGGAGATCGAGCGTAAG AACAAACGGATTTCAGTCTTGGAGGAGAAACTGAGGGCTCTGAAAGAATCAG GGAGCACCCATGATGTGAGCTGCAGAGATGATCTTCAAAGAAGGTGTCAGCAACTGCAAAATCAAGTGTATGAGATGGAG AGCTTTTTAAATGACTACGGTTTGATCTGGGTGGGAGACGGGGAGGCCAGTGACGCAGCTGAGTGTGAGCAGCCAG GCACCTCTGGGGTCAGGACCTTCCACATGAATTTTGACCTCGTCCAGCAGAGGATCAAGGAGCTGAATATCCTTGCAGGGGAGGGAGAGTTTTTCGTACAGTCGACAGCTACGGGTGCACAGCTGGCCAAAAAGGATCCGGTCCAACTGAAGCTTTACAGAAACGGTATCGTCATGTTTGATGGTCCTTTCCGCTCTTATGAGGAGCTCAGTACCCAG CGGTGCATGCAGGATCTGATGGACGGGTATTTTCCGTCTGAGCTGCAAGAAAGATTTCCAGATGGTGTCCCTTTtgag GTTCATGACAAGCGAGATGAGGAATTTATCTTCAGGCTGCCGTGGGATCGTTTTCCTGGTGAAGGGAAAGCTGTCAGCTCTCAATTACCTG GTAAGTTAAGCATGGTGGTGAAGCCCAGTCGAGTGATTGATATCAGGGTATCAGTGAGGACGACCATGCAG AATTCATCTGATGCTCGGAGCAGCAACTCAGTGATCCTTGTAGACACACCAGCACTGcaggaaatgaaggagag GCTGCACACGTTCACCTCTGACCGGCCTTCGTCTGCCCGTGATGTCATCACGCTCAAGGTGAGGTCAGAAGACGGGAATCATACTTACATATTGAAAATGTGCTTCTCGGAAACAATCGGCCACCTGCGGAAATATCTGGACAAAAACAG AGGAGGTGGTCTCCCtgactatgacatcatcagtgcgTACCCAAAGTGCCACTACGATGACGACAGCCAGACGCTCCAGTCGTGTGGACTCACGACTGATGCCACTTTGCTGCTGCGAAAAAAGGCAACATTCAATgtctctaaataa
- the cdcp1a gene encoding CUB domain-containing protein 1a, with amino-acid sequence MSLSTARVSLQIFFFLTFIVFTVSGVQKLTIAPDRGTTLNISSSQVKGSVCKVCTGSGRSRQCSTSVLLKDNTPVSVEFECSRPQDVFSMEIVRNIECTTKSCNGHIIQADSGSLPLDFKRKFTWNLKASTSKAFQIDFTKTGLTQINPSVSCPDRHTYTLQAFQDTGIVALGKYCRTGTISSAQILNQGSFSLEVPAGQKLQNGQFDVSVGEEIKSLAKITLTLPQGTSSSELLSPNYPDSFPDDDVMEWYFQIPAKQTASVQFLNVTQPHCLKKETAVEYHGKGRVASVLTLKDTQPAQNQGDFSLMLRNCEMDRRRTGSPGLSLSIKVSTSRANSPVLCSVDLRRQKGCSLHIKKLRPTSDCKMKMNSVAKEMITVSSDSVAQLSFQDCLAEDLNVTTMSVIGCNQLKDCPKSPVSLLRPSLPSCLTDLLSSVTWHLRPPEHGTVELTSAVPLKQSLPGQPCNESIIELAEDDGTNIGQFCPQGAIQKVQIHTNVSVTVSRVGGKALMLSPKPVLSASLKKEISERYIFTVSPMKDTPVLLASPGWPVGMKPYSTISWIVSVPPKMEANLMFANLSQPKCSNRHTNIRVQRVGCLEEDYSRREDEEAESEITVPASFYLNMSNCMPERGDFSVITKITLEKSTNLMLTIILSVVAALLVIFIIVLVVVCVVIRKKKKQLNHQVSIYNPNGTSFLPGYNGFPKSRQDNESHVYASIEDTLVYTHLLRKGAEMGVYGEFDTYRPFMGNTDSQKPLVSKDSIADKAEVGVYQPFRYSSQQAPPLPNRPPSHGQTFVDNDIYQTEDQSQEECSPKLGPRLDPEGGN; translated from the exons ATGTCCTTATCAACAGCCAGAGTCTCACTACAGATCTTCTTCTTTCttacttttattgttttcacGGTATCAG GGGTTCAGAAGCTGACCATTGCCCCTGACCGAGGCACCACCCTCAACATCAGCAGTAGTCAGGTCAAAGGGTCGGTGTGCAAAGTCTGCACAGGGTCAGGACGCTCACGACAATGTAGTACATCTGTGCTGTTAAAAGATAACACTCCTGTCTCGGTGGAGTTTGAATGTTCCAGACCTCAAGATGTATTCAGCATGGAGATTGTACGAAATATAG AATGTACCACAAAGTCGTGCAACGGCCACATCATCCAGGCTGACTCCGGCTCCCTTCCTTTGGATTTTAAACGCAAGTTCACCTGGAACCTGAAAGCTTCAACATCAAAAGCATTTCAAATAGACTTCACCAAGACAGGTCTGACACAGATTAATCCATCTGTGAGCTGCCCAGACAGACACACCTACACCCTCCAGGCCTTCCAGGATACAGGGATTGTGGCTTTAGGGAAATACTGCAGGACTGGTACTATCAGCAGTGCTCAGATACTGAATCAAGGGAGCTTTTCTCTGGAGGTCCCAGCAGGTCAGAAGCTGCAAAATGGCCAGTTTGATGTGTCTGTTGGGGAAGAAATCAAGT CTCTTGCCAAAATTACACTGACTTTACCACAAGGGACTTCGTCTTCCGAGTTGCTTTCTCCAAACTACCCGGACAGTTTTCCTGACGACGATGTAATGGAGTGGTACTTTCAGATCCCAGCCAAACAAACGGCGTCTGTTCAGTTTCTGAATGTCACACAGCCACATTGTCTGAAGAAGGAGACTGCGGTGGAGTACCACGGCAAAGGGAGAGTAGCATCGGTGCTGACTTTGAAGGACACCCAGCCGGCCCAGAATCAGGGTGACTTCTCCTTGATGCTGAGGAACTGCGAGATGGACAGGAGACGAACTGGTTCTCCTGGACTCTCCCTAAGCATCAAGGTGTCCACTTCAAGAGCAAATTCACCAG TGTTATGTAGTGTGGACCTGAGGAGGCAGAAGGGCTGTTCTCTTCACATCAAGAAGCTGAGGCCGACCTCTGACTGCAAGATGAAGATGAACTCTGTGGCGAAGGAGATGATCACAGTCTCATCAGACAGCGTTGCTCAGCTGTCTTTCCAGGACTGCCTCGCTGAAGACTTGAACGTCACCACCATGAGCGTCATAG GGTGTAATCAACTTAAAGACTGCCCGAAGTCGCCAGTGTCTCTGTTACGACCTTCACTGCCGAGCTGCCTTACCGACCTTCTGAGCAGTGTGACCTGGCACCTCCGTCCTCCTGAGCACGGCACGGTGGAGCTGACCTCCGCCGTGCCCCTCAAACAGTCCCTACCTGGGCAGCCATGCAATGAGAGCATCATTGAACTGGCAGAGGATGATGGAACCAATATTGGACAGTTCTGCCCTCAGGGAGCCATTCAGAAGGTCCAAATCCACACTAACGTTTCAGTCACTGTGTCCAGAGTGGGAGGTAAAGCACTGATGCTGTCTCCCAAACCTGTGCTGAGTGCCAGTTTGAAAAAAGAGATATCAG AAAGGTACATATTCACTGTATCTCCAATGAAAGACACTCCCGTCCTTTTGGCTTCTCCTGGTTGGCCAGTTGGAATGAAGCCTTACTCCACCATCTCCTGGATCGTCTCTGTTCCCCCGAAGATGGAGGCGAACCTGATGTTTGCCAACCTCAGCCAGCCCAAGTGCAGCAACCGCCACACCAACATCAGGGTGCAGAGAGTCGGCTGCCTGGAAGAGGACTACAGCCGCAGGGAGGACGAGGAGGCTGAGAGCGAGATCACTGTGCCAGCAAGCTTCTACCTCAACATGTCCAACTGCATGCCTGAGAGAGGAGACTTCAGCGTTATCACCAAGATCACCCTCGAGAAGAGCACGA ACCTGATGCTGACCATCATCCTGAGTGTGGTGGCTGCTCTGTTGGTGATTTTTATCATTGTGCTGGTGGTGGTCTGTGTGGTGATAAG gaagaagaagaagcagctgaaTCATCAAGTCTCCATCTACAATCCGAACGGCACCAGCTTCCTGCCAGGATACAACGGCTTCCCTAAATCACGCCAAGACAACGAATCCCACGTGTACGCGTCCATCGAGGACACGCTGGTCTACACACACCTGCTGAGGAAGGGGGCAGAGATGGGCGTCTACGGAGAGTTTGACACATACCGACCCTTCATGGGGAACACAGACTCACAGAAGCCGCTGGTCTCTAAAGACAGCATCGCCGACAAAGCGGAGGTCGGGGTTTACCAGCCGTTCCGGTATTCATCTCAACAGGCTCCTCCGCTTCCCAACAGGCCTCCGAGTCACGGCCAAACCTTTGTGGACAATGATATTTACCAGACTGAGGACCAAAGCCAGGAGGAATGTTCTCCGAAGCTGGGGCCACGGCTGGATCCAGAGGGAGGGAACTGA
- the ubxn11 gene encoding UBX domain-containing protein 11 isoform X1, translated as MSSPLSMLKKTRRTPLQGSQDEQWGRKKVPFRRNLVTEFQAALVDNDDDSSDPNPPLTSHTQPSDAASTSKSKVSAKKGAPVSDFELMSAMMKRLTLLEKKVRSQEQEIERKNKRISVLEEKLRALKESGSTHDVSCRDDLQRRCQQLQNQVYEMESFLNDYGLIWVGDGEASDAAECEQPGTSGVRTFHMNFDLVQQRIKELNILAGEGEFFVQSTATGAQLAKKDPVQLKLYRNGIVMFDGPFRSYEELSTQRCMQDLMDGYFPSELQERFPDGVPFEVHDKRDEEFIFRLPWDRFPGEGKAVSSQLPGKLSMVVKPSRVIDIRVSVRTTMQNSSDARSSNSVILVDTPALQEMKERLHTFTSDRPSSARDVITLKVRSEDGNHTYILKMCFSETIGHLRKYLDKNRGGGLPDYDIISAYPKCHYDDDSQTLQSCGLTTDATLLLRKKATFNVSK; from the exons ATGAGTTCACCTCTGTCCATGCTGAAGAAAACAAGGCGCACCCCGCTGCAGGGCTCTCAGGATGAGCAGTG GGGCAGAAAGAAAGTACCTTTCAGGAGGAATCTGGTAACAG AATTTCAAGCAGCGTTGgttgataatgatgatgactcCTCTGATCCAAATCCTCCTCTGACCTCTCACACTCAGCCCAGTGATGCTGCCTCCACCTCAAAGTCAAAAGTCTCAGCAAAGAAAG GTGCCCCAGTGAGCGACTTCGAGCTTATGTCTGCCATGATGAAGCGTCTGACCCTGCTGGAGAAAAAAGTGAGGAGCCAAGAGCAGGAGATCGAGCGTAAG AACAAACGGATTTCAGTCTTGGAGGAGAAACTGAGGGCTCTGAAAGAATCAG GGAGCACCCATGATGTGAGCTGCAGAGATGATCTTCAAAGAAGGTGTCAGCAACTGCAAAATCAAGTGTATGAGATGGAG AGCTTTTTAAATGACTACGGTTTGATCTGGGTGGGAGACGGGGAGGCCAGTGACGCAGCTGAGTGTGAGCAGCCAG GCACCTCTGGGGTCAGGACCTTCCACATGAATTTTGACCTCGTCCAGCAGAGGATCAAGGAGCTGAATATCCTTGCAGGGGAGGGAGAGTTTTTCGTACAGTCGACAGCTACGGGTGCACAGCTGGCCAAAAAGGATCCGGTCCAACTGAAGCTTTACAGAAACGGTATCGTCATGTTTGATGGTCCTTTCCGCTCTTATGAGGAGCTCAGTACCCAG CGGTGCATGCAGGATCTGATGGACGGGTATTTTCCGTCTGAGCTGCAAGAAAGATTTCCAGATGGTGTCCCTTTtgag GTTCATGACAAGCGAGATGAGGAATTTATCTTCAGGCTGCCGTGGGATCGTTTTCCTGGTGAAGGGAAAGCTGTCAGCTCTCAATTACCTG GTAAGTTAAGCATGGTGGTGAAGCCCAGTCGAGTGATTGATATCAGGGTATCAGTGAGGACGACCATGCAG AATTCATCTGATGCTCGGAGCAGCAACTCAGTGATCCTTGTAGACACACCAGCACTGcaggaaatgaaggagag GCTGCACACGTTCACCTCTGACCGGCCTTCGTCTGCCCGTGATGTCATCACGCTCAAGGTGAGGTCAGAAGACGGGAATCATACTTACATATTGAAAATGTGCTTCTCGGAAACAATCGGCCACCTGCGGAAATATCTGGACAAAAACAG AGGAGGTGGTCTCCCtgactatgacatcatcagtgcgTACCCAAAGTGCCACTACGATGACGACAGCCAGACGCTCCAGTCGTGTGGACTCACGACTGATGCCACTTTGCTGCTGCGAAAAAAGGCAACATTCAATgtctctaaataa
- the fez2a gene encoding fasciculation and elongation protein zeta-2 isoform X3: protein MAAPIAHFDDEWPHLGGFSMVSDQLLPQKGRVAAAGEAAAPQLLLGNDDDDDDLPELHDSSLSPGETGAFRSMEDLVNDFDEKLSACFRNFDAKTESIAPVSEITEDSLLERDEIWNTLTSNYGRVMPVDWKQSRTRALHVPTFNLEEKPRKSDVTAELSDDEELREQLDMHSIIVSCLAEEPLFTAEQVIEEIEEMMQDSPDMEAEQNPSQSDLSMLSLDVQHSNTNPFFEDRVRTLNVAELNERLEETETAIRRFSEELVQQLALRDELDFEKEVKNSFISALIDVQNRQKEHRELLKKKKKLKGGGGTSQGLAEKTLGSYLTTVIPYEKKGHPPSIEDLQILTKILQAMRDDSDKVPSLLTDYILKVLCPT from the exons ATGGCGGCGCCGATAGCACATTTCGACGACGAGTGGCCGCATTTGGGTGGTTTCAGCATGGTTTCAGACCAGCTCCTCCCGCAGAAAGGCCGTGTAGCCGCCGCGGGGGAAGCGGCAGCTCCGCAGCTCCTCCTgggtaatgatgatgatgatgatgatctccCCGAGCTGCACGACAGCAGTCTCTCCCCGGGGGAAACCGGTGCCTTTAGGTCCATGGAGGACCTGGTGAACGATTTCGACGAGAAGTTGTCCGCTTGCTTTCGAAATTTTGACGCCAAGACGGAAAGCATCGCCCCCGTGAGTGAGATCACCGAGGACTCACTGCTGGAGAGAGACGA GATCTGGAACACTTTAACCAGTAACTACGGGCGAGTGATGCCTGTGGATTGGAAACAGTCTCGAACACGAGCCCTACACGTCCCCACGTTCAACCTGGAGGAGAAACCA AGAAAGAGTGATGTCACGGCGGAGCTGTCGGACGATGAGGAGCTGAGGGAGCAGCTGGACATGCACTCCATCATCGTCTCCTGTCTCGCCGAGGAGCCCCTTTTCACCGCAGAGCAG GTTATCGAGGAGATCGAGGAGATGATGCAGGACTCTCCTGACATGGAGGCAGAGCAGAATCCCTCTCAGTCGGACCTCTCGATGCTCTCCCTGGACGTCCAGCACTCTAACACCAACCCTTTCTTTGAAGACA GGGTTAGGACCCTAAACGTTGCTGAGCTGAACGAGCGTCTGGAGGAGACGGAGACGGCCATCAGGAGGTTCTCGGAGGAGCTGGTGCAGCAGCTGGCTCTCAGGGATGAGCTGGACTTTGAGAAAGAGGTGAAGAACAGCTTCATCTCGGCTCTCATCGATGTACAAAACCGGCAGAAGGAGCACCGGGAGctgctgaagaagaagaagaagctgaaaGGGGGAGGCGGGACATCGCAGGGTCTCGCGGAGAAGACGCTCGGATCA TATTTGACCACTGTCATCCCTTACGAGAAAAAAGGACATCCTCCATCGATAGAGGACCTCCAGATCCTGACCAAAA TTCTACAAGCTATGAGAGACGACAGCGACAAGGTGCCCAGTCTCTTAACAGACTATATTCTCAAAG TGCTTTGCCCAACGTAG
- the fez2a gene encoding fasciculation and elongation protein zeta-2 isoform X1, with the protein MAAPIAHFDDEWPHLGGFSMVSDQLLPQKGRVAAAGEAAAPQLLLGNDDDDDDLPELHDSSLSPGETGAFRSMEDLVNDFDEKLSACFRNFDAKTESIAPVSEITEDSLLERDEIWNTLTSNYGRVMPVDWKQSRTRALHVPTFNLEEKPRKSDVTAELSDDEELREQLDMHSIIVSCLAEEPLFTAEQVIEEIEEMMQDSPDMEAEQNPSQSDLSMLSLDVQHSNTNPFFEDRVRTLNVAELNERLEETETAIRRFSEELVQQLALRDELDFEKEVKNSFISALIDVQNRQKEHRELLKKKKKLKGGGGTSQGLAEKTLGSRFSMEGLSSVIQNSFRQTFGSGCSERQYLTTVIPYEKKGHPPSIEDLQILTKILQAMRDDSDKVPSLLTDYILKVLCPT; encoded by the exons ATGGCGGCGCCGATAGCACATTTCGACGACGAGTGGCCGCATTTGGGTGGTTTCAGCATGGTTTCAGACCAGCTCCTCCCGCAGAAAGGCCGTGTAGCCGCCGCGGGGGAAGCGGCAGCTCCGCAGCTCCTCCTgggtaatgatgatgatgatgatgatctccCCGAGCTGCACGACAGCAGTCTCTCCCCGGGGGAAACCGGTGCCTTTAGGTCCATGGAGGACCTGGTGAACGATTTCGACGAGAAGTTGTCCGCTTGCTTTCGAAATTTTGACGCCAAGACGGAAAGCATCGCCCCCGTGAGTGAGATCACCGAGGACTCACTGCTGGAGAGAGACGA GATCTGGAACACTTTAACCAGTAACTACGGGCGAGTGATGCCTGTGGATTGGAAACAGTCTCGAACACGAGCCCTACACGTCCCCACGTTCAACCTGGAGGAGAAACCA AGAAAGAGTGATGTCACGGCGGAGCTGTCGGACGATGAGGAGCTGAGGGAGCAGCTGGACATGCACTCCATCATCGTCTCCTGTCTCGCCGAGGAGCCCCTTTTCACCGCAGAGCAG GTTATCGAGGAGATCGAGGAGATGATGCAGGACTCTCCTGACATGGAGGCAGAGCAGAATCCCTCTCAGTCGGACCTCTCGATGCTCTCCCTGGACGTCCAGCACTCTAACACCAACCCTTTCTTTGAAGACA GGGTTAGGACCCTAAACGTTGCTGAGCTGAACGAGCGTCTGGAGGAGACGGAGACGGCCATCAGGAGGTTCTCGGAGGAGCTGGTGCAGCAGCTGGCTCTCAGGGATGAGCTGGACTTTGAGAAAGAGGTGAAGAACAGCTTCATCTCGGCTCTCATCGATGTACAAAACCGGCAGAAGGAGCACCGGGAGctgctgaagaagaagaagaagctgaaaGGGGGAGGCGGGACATCGCAGGGTCTCGCGGAGAAGACGCTCGGATCA CGGTTCAGCATGGAGGGACTCTCCTCTGTCATTCAAAACAGCTTTCGGCAAACTTTTGGGAGCGGGTGCAGTGAAAGACAG TATTTGACCACTGTCATCCCTTACGAGAAAAAAGGACATCCTCCATCGATAGAGGACCTCCAGATCCTGACCAAAA TTCTACAAGCTATGAGAGACGACAGCGACAAGGTGCCCAGTCTCTTAACAGACTATATTCTCAAAG TGCTTTGCCCAACGTAG
- the ubxn11 gene encoding UBX domain-containing protein 11 isoform X3 gives MSSPLSMLKKTRRTPLQGSQDEQWGRKKVPFRRNLVTALVDNDDDSSDPNPPLTSHTQPSDAASTSKSKVSAKKGAPVSDFELMSAMMKRLTLLEKKVRSQEQEIERKNKRISVLEEKLRALKESGSTHDVSCRDDLQRRCQQLQNQVYEMESFLNDYGLIWVGDGEASDAAECEQPGTSGVRTFHMNFDLVQQRIKELNILAGEGEFFVQSTATGAQLAKKDPVQLKLYRNGIVMFDGPFRSYEELSTQRCMQDLMDGYFPSELQERFPDGVPFEVHDKRDEEFIFRLPWDRFPGEGKAVSSQLPGKLSMVVKPSRVIDIRVSVRTTMQNSSDARSSNSVILVDTPALQEMKERLHTFTSDRPSSARDVITLKVRSEDGNHTYILKMCFSETIGHLRKYLDKNRGGGLPDYDIISAYPKCHYDDDSQTLQSCGLTTDATLLLRKKATFNVSK, from the exons ATGAGTTCACCTCTGTCCATGCTGAAGAAAACAAGGCGCACCCCGCTGCAGGGCTCTCAGGATGAGCAGTG GGGCAGAAAGAAAGTACCTTTCAGGAGGAATCTGGTAACAG CGTTGgttgataatgatgatgactcCTCTGATCCAAATCCTCCTCTGACCTCTCACACTCAGCCCAGTGATGCTGCCTCCACCTCAAAGTCAAAAGTCTCAGCAAAGAAAG GTGCCCCAGTGAGCGACTTCGAGCTTATGTCTGCCATGATGAAGCGTCTGACCCTGCTGGAGAAAAAAGTGAGGAGCCAAGAGCAGGAGATCGAGCGTAAG AACAAACGGATTTCAGTCTTGGAGGAGAAACTGAGGGCTCTGAAAGAATCAG GGAGCACCCATGATGTGAGCTGCAGAGATGATCTTCAAAGAAGGTGTCAGCAACTGCAAAATCAAGTGTATGAGATGGAG AGCTTTTTAAATGACTACGGTTTGATCTGGGTGGGAGACGGGGAGGCCAGTGACGCAGCTGAGTGTGAGCAGCCAG GCACCTCTGGGGTCAGGACCTTCCACATGAATTTTGACCTCGTCCAGCAGAGGATCAAGGAGCTGAATATCCTTGCAGGGGAGGGAGAGTTTTTCGTACAGTCGACAGCTACGGGTGCACAGCTGGCCAAAAAGGATCCGGTCCAACTGAAGCTTTACAGAAACGGTATCGTCATGTTTGATGGTCCTTTCCGCTCTTATGAGGAGCTCAGTACCCAG CGGTGCATGCAGGATCTGATGGACGGGTATTTTCCGTCTGAGCTGCAAGAAAGATTTCCAGATGGTGTCCCTTTtgag GTTCATGACAAGCGAGATGAGGAATTTATCTTCAGGCTGCCGTGGGATCGTTTTCCTGGTGAAGGGAAAGCTGTCAGCTCTCAATTACCTG GTAAGTTAAGCATGGTGGTGAAGCCCAGTCGAGTGATTGATATCAGGGTATCAGTGAGGACGACCATGCAG AATTCATCTGATGCTCGGAGCAGCAACTCAGTGATCCTTGTAGACACACCAGCACTGcaggaaatgaaggagag GCTGCACACGTTCACCTCTGACCGGCCTTCGTCTGCCCGTGATGTCATCACGCTCAAGGTGAGGTCAGAAGACGGGAATCATACTTACATATTGAAAATGTGCTTCTCGGAAACAATCGGCCACCTGCGGAAATATCTGGACAAAAACAG AGGAGGTGGTCTCCCtgactatgacatcatcagtgcgTACCCAAAGTGCCACTACGATGACGACAGCCAGACGCTCCAGTCGTGTGGACTCACGACTGATGCCACTTTGCTGCTGCGAAAAAAGGCAACATTCAATgtctctaaataa
- the clec3ba gene encoding tetranectin, whose product MDARGVCWMFCLILLAHCAEQQTSTKKRNGKKDSTNSAAIEELKQQVNDIIQELNLLKEQQALQTVCLRGTKILGKCFLADPVKKNFHAASDDCIAKGGSLSTPVTGDENDQLYNYVRQSIGPEEHIWLGVNDMVTDGQWVDQSGSNVRFKNWETEITLQPDGGRTQNCAILSTTANGKWFDENCRAEKASVCEFNIV is encoded by the exons ATGGATGCTAGAGGAGtttgctggatgttttgtctcattttgctGGCACACTGTGCAGAGCAGCAAACATCAACgaaaaaaagaaatggcaaGAAAG ACTCTACAAACAGTGCAGCAATTGAGGAACTGAAACAACAGGTTAATGACATCATTCAAGAGCTGAATTTGTTAAAAGAGCAGCAAGCTTTGCAAACAG TTTGTCTGAGAGGAACCAAGATCCTTGGCAAGTGCTTCCTGGCTGATCCAGTGAAGAAGAACTTCCATGCAGCCAGCGATGACTGCATCGCCAAGGGAGGCAGCCTGAGCACTCCTGTGACCGGAGACGAGAACGACCAGCTCTACAACTACGTCCGCCAGAGCATCGGCCCGGAGGAGCACATCTGGCTGGGTGTCAATGACATGGTGACCGATGGCCAGTGGGTGGACCAATCAGGGTCCAATGTGCGCTTCAAGAACTGGGAGACAGAGATCACCCTGCAGCCAGACGGGGGGCGTACCCAGAACTGTGCCATCCTGTCCACCACAGCCAACGGGAAGTGGTTTGATGAGAACTGCCGAGCTGAAAAGGCCTCCGTGTGTGAGTTCAATATCGTCTGA
- the fez2a gene encoding fasciculation and elongation protein zeta-2 isoform X2 translates to MAAPIAHFDDEWPHLGGFSMVSDQLLPQKGRVAAAGEAAAPQLLLGNDDDDDDLPELHDSSLSPGETGAFRSMEDLVNDFDEKLSACFRNFDAKTESIAPVSEITEDSLLERDEIWNTLTSNYGRVMPVDWKQSRTRALHVPTFNLEEKPRKSDVTAELSDDEELREQLDMHSIIVSCLAEEPLFTAEQVIEEIEEMMQDSPDMEAEQNPSQSDLSMLSLDVQHSNTNPFFEDRVRTLNVAELNERLEETETAIRRFSEELVQQLALRDELDFEKEVKNSFISALIDVQNRQKEHRELLKKKKKLKGGGGTSQGLAEKTLGSRFSMEGLSSVIQNSFRQTFGSGCSERQYLTTVIPYEKKGHPPSIEDLQILTKILQAMRDDSDKVPSLLTDYILKALV, encoded by the exons ATGGCGGCGCCGATAGCACATTTCGACGACGAGTGGCCGCATTTGGGTGGTTTCAGCATGGTTTCAGACCAGCTCCTCCCGCAGAAAGGCCGTGTAGCCGCCGCGGGGGAAGCGGCAGCTCCGCAGCTCCTCCTgggtaatgatgatgatgatgatgatctccCCGAGCTGCACGACAGCAGTCTCTCCCCGGGGGAAACCGGTGCCTTTAGGTCCATGGAGGACCTGGTGAACGATTTCGACGAGAAGTTGTCCGCTTGCTTTCGAAATTTTGACGCCAAGACGGAAAGCATCGCCCCCGTGAGTGAGATCACCGAGGACTCACTGCTGGAGAGAGACGA GATCTGGAACACTTTAACCAGTAACTACGGGCGAGTGATGCCTGTGGATTGGAAACAGTCTCGAACACGAGCCCTACACGTCCCCACGTTCAACCTGGAGGAGAAACCA AGAAAGAGTGATGTCACGGCGGAGCTGTCGGACGATGAGGAGCTGAGGGAGCAGCTGGACATGCACTCCATCATCGTCTCCTGTCTCGCCGAGGAGCCCCTTTTCACCGCAGAGCAG GTTATCGAGGAGATCGAGGAGATGATGCAGGACTCTCCTGACATGGAGGCAGAGCAGAATCCCTCTCAGTCGGACCTCTCGATGCTCTCCCTGGACGTCCAGCACTCTAACACCAACCCTTTCTTTGAAGACA GGGTTAGGACCCTAAACGTTGCTGAGCTGAACGAGCGTCTGGAGGAGACGGAGACGGCCATCAGGAGGTTCTCGGAGGAGCTGGTGCAGCAGCTGGCTCTCAGGGATGAGCTGGACTTTGAGAAAGAGGTGAAGAACAGCTTCATCTCGGCTCTCATCGATGTACAAAACCGGCAGAAGGAGCACCGGGAGctgctgaagaagaagaagaagctgaaaGGGGGAGGCGGGACATCGCAGGGTCTCGCGGAGAAGACGCTCGGATCA CGGTTCAGCATGGAGGGACTCTCCTCTGTCATTCAAAACAGCTTTCGGCAAACTTTTGGGAGCGGGTGCAGTGAAAGACAG TATTTGACCACTGTCATCCCTTACGAGAAAAAAGGACATCCTCCATCGATAGAGGACCTCCAGATCCTGACCAAAA TTCTACAAGCTATGAGAGACGACAGCGACAAGGTGCCCAGTCTCTTAACAGACTATATTCTCAAAG CTCTGGTGTGA